Within the Flavobacteriales bacterium genome, the region TGGTGCCGATGCCAAGAAGGCAATTTTCGCTTATCGCTATTTTCCTGCCTTGCTAAAAAAGATGGCACGCAAAACCATGCTGGAGTTCAAGCGGTAATTCAATCACAACAAATGATTGACACTTCTTGGAATATCATTCCACGAATTCCCATCAGTCAATCTAACGTTTACGAAAATCTACGTATTTCAGGAGGAGTCCACTGCAATAGTTTTACGCAACTGATCAATTCAAATCTGTTGACATGAAAACAAAGCTGCTTTTCACTCTTCTTTTATCCGTAATCATCATTCCAAGTTTCGCTCAAGATTGGATGAACGTTGGAACGGACGGTATAACCTCCGGTCAAAACGGCAGAGCGCTAATTGAGTTTGATGGAAATCTGGTAATGGGTGGATATTTCAGCGAACTGGAAAACGTTGCCATCGGTAACGTTGGTATCTGGAACGGTTCCAATTGGGCGCAGCTTGGAGATGGAATAAACGGTGATGTGCGCTGTATGGCAATTTTGAATAATGAGCTTTACATAGGTGGAAACATCAACTCAAACCTAGCAGGAAATGTTACCCTTCCAAGTGTTTGCAAACTGGTGAATGGTAATTGGGTTGCTGTGAGTAATGTAAGTGAAGTTGGAATTGCTGACGATATGCTTGTTTGGAACAACGAACTATACGTGGTAAGCAATGACTGGAGCTTACCTCACAAGGTGATGAAATTCAACGGAATCGTTTGGTCGCAGGTAGGTTCTTCTATTGGCGCTTTCAATGACAACCAGCGCCTTGAAGCAATTGAAGTTTATGACGATGAATTGTACTTGGGTGGTCGTTTTGCAGATGTAGGCACTGGAGGTGCCAATCGATTGGCAAAATTCAATGGAACAGATTGGGAATCTGTATCATTTCCTATGTCAGGAGAAATCAGTGGCACAATTGCGGGTTGGGTCAACGACCTTGAAGTGCATGACAACAAGCTTTTCGTTGGTGGACTTCTACTCGACCTGAACTTACCATCTATGTCAAGCGCGCCTCAATTAGCTTCATTTGATGGTACAGACTGGGCAGCCTATTCCTTTGATGCAAACATTGGTGGTTCCATCATTTCGCTTCTCTCTTATGATGGACACCTGTATTGCGGTGGAGATTTTGGAGCGTATGAAGAAGATGTTATTTCTACTGGCGTTGCTATTTGGAATGATGAAGATGCCAATGATTTCATGTCAACTGGCATGTACGCAGATGGTTGGGGTAGCTCGAAAGTTGATTTTTTAGGCGTTTGTGATGGTTCCGTTTATTCTTGCGGAAACTTTGCCGATTTTGGTAGCGCTGGAACGTCTAAAGGAATTGCTCGCTTCAATGGAGTAATTCCTAATCCAGCAACGTCCATCAACGAAGTTGAACAAAAGCTTCAAAAGCTAGAACTTTATCCTAATCCTAGCAGTGATCTCGTCCAATTGAAACTAAACGAAAAATCATACATCAAAGCATTCGATATGCTTGGAAATTTGGTTTTCTCTGCTCAGGCAAACGAGCGGAACGTGATAGATGTAAGCAAATGGAATGCTGGAATTTACTCTATCGTTGCCGAATCTGAGAACAAAGTAATTACTGAGCGACTTGTAATTCAGCGCTAAATCACCCTAACTTATTTTTCCCTTCTGGAAGGACTAGCAAAGGAACGTTGGTGTGATAAGCCATTTCGTGCGTGTGGTTCATTCCGAAAATTGTCTGAATGAAGGTGTGTTCACGGTAAACCATGGCCACCATGTCATTGTCCGACTTCTTATCCATGTAAAACTTCATACCGGTAAGGATGTCCTTTGCCACGATGCGCTTGTAGGTGCAGTCTACTTCTGGCTCAAAAATGTGCATTTCACGCCTTTTCTCCAGCACTTTCTCGTAGGTAGGAAGTCCTGTTCCTAATTCCACGTGAGCCAAACGGACATCGGCTTCAAATTTCATAGCTATCTCCTTCACAATATCAAGTGCATCATCATCTGCAATTTCATGCAGATCAGAACAAAGAAGTATGCTTCGAAGCGGGATGTAATCTGCCTTTTCTGGCACCACCAGCATCGGAATTCCCCGCACTTCCTTCATCAGATTCACTGTATTACTTCCAACAAGCAATTCTCGAAGACCCGAAGAACCCCTGGTTCCGATCACGACCATGTCAATGGTCAATTTTTCCAAACAACCTAATATCTCTTCAATGAATTCACCTTGCAGAACTTGCGTTATAACATCATCAGAAGAAAGGCCGAACTGCTTCGTCATCTTCTTTTTGGTGTCTTTCATGGCCGAAATGGCCGTGGCCACTTTCACGCCTTCCAAAACCTCGCTGCGGTCGTAAGCATGGAAGATATGCAGTTTCGCATTCATCTTCTTCGCAAAGTGTGCGGCATATTCAAGTGCGTTTCTTGAGTTGTGAGAGAAATCGAACGGGACAAGGATATTCTTCATGGTGCAAAAGTGTTCTGAAAGTTAGGCAACTGAACTAACAATCGTCAGGTTGGCACAAATCTCTAATACCATATCTTCGAATCCAAGAAATGCAGAATAAAAAATACATCCGTTTTCAGTGGTTTGCGGTATCGATGGGTGTTGTAATTCTGCTCATCAAGTTCTATGCGTTCCACGCAACAGGTTCAAATGCCATCCTTTCCGATGCCTTGGAAAGCATTATCAACGTGGTGGCGGGCAGCTTTGCTCTTTATAGCCTGATTCTCGCTGCTAAACCGAAAGACCGAGACCATCCATACGGACATGGCAAAATCGAGTTCATCTCTTCAGGAATAGAAGGCACACTTATTCTCTTGGCTGGATTCAGCATTGTAGCCAAATCTGCGCATGATCTATTTCAAGAGCATAATCTGGTGGAATTGGACCTTGGACTTTATTTAGTTTCCGGTGCCGGGCTCATCAATTACGTTTTGGGATGGTACACTGAGTCGTACGGCAAAACGAACCATTCGCCCACAATGGTGGCAAGTGGTAGGCATCTGAAGAGTGATGGTTATACCTCTATCGGATTAATTGTTGGTCTAGGAATAGTGATGCTAACTGGACTGAACTGGGTTGATAGTGTCATTGCTCTCATTTTCGGCTTTTACATTTCTTTCATCGGCTTGAAAGAGATCCGAAAATCGGTTGCTGGAATCATGGATGAAGCCGATTTTGAGCTTTTGGAAGGATTGATCAGTGAAATCGACACTAAAAGAAACGAAAACTGGATAGACATGCACAACTTCCGTGCTCAGAAATTCGGAAAAGGCATTCACATCGATTGCCACTTAACGTTACCCTATTTTTTCACGGTTGAAGAAGCTCATTTGGAGATAGATCGTATCGAACAACTAGTGCGCGAGAATTATCCAGAATCAGTAGAGATGTTCATTCATGCCGACCCATGCATTCCTACTTCGTGCCGCATTTGTACAAAAAATGACTGCATCGTCAGGCAATCCCAATTTGAAGAGCGCATCACTTGGGAGCTGGATACTGTACTTAGAAACAGTAAGCACAAATGAAAAATTGGCGAGAATTGCTTTATGAACGCTGGGATTCAGACAAGTCGCAGCGCATTTCAAGTTTCATTGCCACTAATGAGGCTGTATTTCAAGAAGTTTTCAATTCATTTTACGCTGAAGAAGGCCACATCGCTCACCGTAGTGGATTCATTCTCGGACAAACATTCAAGAAAAAACCATCATTGCTTATTCCGAAGATTGAGATGTTGATAGGGAAAATGCAAGAACCGCCTCACGAATGGTATCGCTGGATGACCATCTGGTATTTGAGTCATTGTAATTTCCCATCGGAACATGACGGATTGGCCGCTACGTATGCTTTCGAAGAATTAGGCAAATCATACGCAAAACCAGCTGTAAAGAATGCAAGCATGCGCCTGTTGGAATTCATTTGCAAGCGAAATCCAGAACTCATTCCTGAATTCAAATTGTATCTAGAGGAAATTATTGAGAACGAACGTCCTACTTTAGTTGCCAAAGCGAAAAAGCAATTGAGCATCTTGAAAAAACACGAGCAATGAGATTGATTTTGAGTGTGGTATTATTGCTGATTTTCGAAGTTGCAAGCGCACAGATAAACTTCTCATTCAATGGTCTGACTGGCGAAGAACCCATGGTTAAAGCGGCCATACTAGACCTCGATTCATTGACAAAAGCAAAGGACATTTCCATTCAATTGGTAATTAAAAATGAAGACGTAACAGCAGTTGGAGAAACTGTAACGAGAGAAGGAATCCATTATGTCCATTACCCCGATCACAGTTATGAATGGTCAGGCACCTATCCCAATTACGAACTGAAAGCAAGGTCTGTTCAAGGATTGACATTCGGCATTTATGGGTTGCTTGATGAAGTGCTTGGCTTTCGTTTCATTCATCCTAAGAATACAATCTTACCAGATGAAGTAAAATGGCCTAAAGAGTTGAAATATAGCTCTTCACCCCGATTTACAAAAAAAGGTTTTCATCTGCACACACAACATCCGTTGGAGCTGACCGAGCAGTTACATAATCCTGATTTTCCGAATGCTTGGCCAGAGGTGAAAGAGTACATCGATTGGCTGGTACGCAACCGACAGAACTATTGGGAATGGTGCCTGCTCCGAACTGTTGATATGGAAAAGTGGCAGCCACATGCCAAGCGAATGGTAGATTATTCGCACGAACGCGGCTTGATGATCGGTGTGGATGTTTCGCTGCACATGATACAGCAACGAACCTTTCAACTTTACAAAAACTGGCCGAAAAGTTGGCGAAGCAAAGAGGAACAATTGCTTCGCAGTTTAGACGATCTCTACTACGCCAAATGGGATTTTCTGAATGTAGAGTTTGCCACCGCAGAGTTCGTAGGCGGCAAGGAAAAACTCAAAAGTCGACTGAAGAAAACGCTGATTGAAACCGCCCGTAACAAGTACCATAGTAACATTATGGGCCGCAAACATGTGGTTAGCGAAGAAAACATGGTTGGCGAGCAGGCTGATGTGTTCAACGCTAACGATAGCATTGACCTTTTCCGTGGAGTTGGGATCCACACCGTGATGATGTACAGCTTGGAAGATAGCGTGGCACCGGTCTATGAGAACAAGAATTTCCACCACATCCACAAGGATATGCTGCTCGAAAGCAAGGTGCGCGAAGTCTGGTTTTACCCTGAAAGTGCCTATTGGGTAACCTACGATA harbors:
- a CDS encoding T9SS type A sorting domain-containing protein yields the protein MKTKLLFTLLLSVIIIPSFAQDWMNVGTDGITSGQNGRALIEFDGNLVMGGYFSELENVAIGNVGIWNGSNWAQLGDGINGDVRCMAILNNELYIGGNINSNLAGNVTLPSVCKLVNGNWVAVSNVSEVGIADDMLVWNNELYVVSNDWSLPHKVMKFNGIVWSQVGSSIGAFNDNQRLEAIEVYDDELYLGGRFADVGTGGANRLAKFNGTDWESVSFPMSGEISGTIAGWVNDLEVHDNKLFVGGLLLDLNLPSMSSAPQLASFDGTDWAAYSFDANIGGSIISLLSYDGHLYCGGDFGAYEEDVISTGVAIWNDEDANDFMSTGMYADGWGSSKVDFLGVCDGSVYSCGNFADFGSAGTSKGIARFNGVIPNPATSINEVEQKLQKLELYPNPSSDLVQLKLNEKSYIKAFDMLGNLVFSAQANERNVIDVSKWNAGIYSIVAESENKVITERLVIQR
- a CDS encoding universal stress protein translates to MKNILVPFDFSHNSRNALEYAAHFAKKMNAKLHIFHAYDRSEVLEGVKVATAISAMKDTKKKMTKQFGLSSDDVITQVLQGEFIEEILGCLEKLTIDMVVIGTRGSSGLRELLVGSNTVNLMKEVRGIPMLVVPEKADYIPLRSILLCSDLHEIADDDALDIVKEIAMKFEADVRLAHVELGTGLPTYEKVLEKRREMHIFEPEVDCTYKRIVAKDILTGMKFYMDKKSDNDMVAMVYREHTFIQTIFGMNHTHEMAYHTNVPLLVLPEGKNKLG
- a CDS encoding cation diffusion facilitator family transporter codes for the protein MQNKKYIRFQWFAVSMGVVILLIKFYAFHATGSNAILSDALESIINVVAGSFALYSLILAAKPKDRDHPYGHGKIEFISSGIEGTLILLAGFSIVAKSAHDLFQEHNLVELDLGLYLVSGAGLINYVLGWYTESYGKTNHSPTMVASGRHLKSDGYTSIGLIVGLGIVMLTGLNWVDSVIALIFGFYISFIGLKEIRKSVAGIMDEADFELLEGLISEIDTKRNENWIDMHNFRAQKFGKGIHIDCHLTLPYFFTVEEAHLEIDRIEQLVRENYPESVEMFIHADPCIPTSCRICTKNDCIVRQSQFEERITWELDTVLRNSKHK